From Poecile atricapillus isolate bPoeAtr1 chromosome Z, bPoeAtr1.hap1, whole genome shotgun sequence, one genomic window encodes:
- the LOC131592974 gene encoding Bardet-Biedl syndrome 10 protein homolog has product MAAMAAAGPERPRLWQEAAALAGAVRGALGPRGGRALLLRPTGEALPTRDGRRLLEALSVEPPAARVMAARACSHRAATGDGAKSFVVLLAAVLGGLRAAGGGAGLRRALRDFEAHVLERAAARGLRRHLRPAPPGLLEPLLEPYLAGRLGPGERRLLARLCAEMCRRCGPAAAARPQVLRLLGRRFAELHAAVPGLPLASSRILPGVVLRRDFAAYCPTDGELRALLVTEPLRPALTAPGVEFVVDTEGQYQASLRWIANRTEAVMKRLQSNNVKLLLSSVKQEEVVIYSAKLYGVSVVECLSLEEMALISEITGVSPYAPFSDNMDREIAETAVVTFCQPLLLASKRCVHIGFTSVCAFQPHCLILCGPVDGVNEQHAAALQEAFTMLQQLFKTVDQRGEWKAEGESQSETLDVCTWHSSATQKQLVIENTCNSNQVSECQLKALSDETERKILESDLLVHNQKNHSTLVSVAHNTDTVTVCEGLDVSKGLEKTCCHAVPFKQEESCAGIAQDYSSCLIEAGSVLPVGGYFEILLHYYIQDYAKQCQQAEVIIVSNTVADALLSIPQALYQTAERDGFTKFYLEAINLLRKNQPLPVNDEGLESVYCKYQLVISVLHCVTELLSIDLVIGIRRPLQKNEDRDSEDDS; this is encoded by the exons ATGGCGGCCATGGCGGCGGCCGGCCCGGAGCGGCCGCGCTTGTGGCaggaggcggcggcgctggCGGGCGCGGTGCGCGGCGCTCTGGggccgcggggcgggcgggcgctgCTGCTGCGGCCCACGGGCGAGGCGCTGCCCACGCGGGACGGGCGGCGGCTGCTGGAGGCGCTGAGCGTGGAGCCGCCCGCGGCCAG GGTGATGGCGGCCCGCGCCTGCAGCCACCGCGCCGCGACGGGGGACGGCGCCAAGAGCTTCGTGGTGCTGCTGGCGGCCGTGCTGGGCGGGCtgcgggcggcgggcggcggcgccgggctGCGGCGGGCGCTGCGGGACTTCGAGGCGCACGTGCTGgagcgggcggcggcgcgggggctGCGGCGGCACCTGCGGCCGGCGCCGCCCGGGTTGCTGGAGCCGCTGCTGGAGCCGTACCTGGCAGGCCGGCTGGGCCCCGGCGAGCGGCGGCTCCTGGCTCGGCTCTGCGCCGAGATGTGCCGCCGCTgcggcccggccgccgccgcccgcccgcagGTGCTGCGGCTCCTCGGCCGGCGGTTCGCGGAGCTGCACGCCGCCGTGCCCGGCCTGCCCCTGGCCAGCTCCAGGATCCTGCCCGGCGTCGTCCTCCGCAGGGACTTCGCTGCCTACTGCCCGACGGACGGGGAGCTGCGGGCCCTGCTCGTCACCGAGCCCCTGCGGCCCGCCCTGACGGCCCCCGGTGTCGAGTTTGTTGTAGACACCGAAGGTCAGTATCAGGCTTCCCTGCGCTGGATCGCTAACAGGACAGAAGCCGTAATGAAACGCTTACAGAGTAACAACGTTAAGCTGTTACTGTCGAGTGTGAAGCAAGAAGAAGTAGTTATCTACTCTGCCAAATTATATGGTGTGTCTGTGGTAGAGTGCTTATCGTTGGAAGAAATGGCCCTTATCAGTGAAATCACCGGTGTGTCCCCTTATGCACCTTTTAGTGATAACATGGACAGAGAAATAGCCGAAACTGCCGTAGTGACGTTTTGCCAGCCCTTGCTGCTCGCCTCCAAGAGATGCGTCCACATTGGCTTCACCAGTGTGTGTGCCTTCCAGCCCCATTGCCTGATCCTCTGTGGGCCGGTCGATGGCGTTAATGAGCAAcatgctgctgctttgcaggAGGCGTTCAcgatgctgcagcagctgtttaAAACAGTTGATCAGAGGGGGGAATGGAAAGCAGAAGGTGAAAGCCAGAGCGAAACCTTGGATGTTTGCACTTGGCATTCTTCAGCTACTCAGAAACAACTGGTGATAGAAAATACTTGTAATAGTAACCAGGTCTCTGAATGTCAGCTGAAAGCACTTAGTGatgaaacagagagaaaaatcttaGAAAGTGATCTGCTGGTCCACAATCAAAAGAACCACAGCACTCTTGTGTCAGTGGCACATAACACTGATACAGTCACTGTGTGTGAGGGCCTGGATGTTAGCAAAGGTCTAGAGAAGACGTGTTGCCATGCAGTTCCATTTAAACAGGAAGAGAGTTGTGCAGGTATTGCACAGGATTACTCCAGTTGCCTCATAGAAGCAGGATCAGTTTTGCCAGTAGGAGGTTACTTTGAAATCTTGTTACATTATTATATTCAGGACTATGCAAAACAGTGTCAGCAGGCAGAGGTAATCATTGTATCTAACACGGTTGCTGATGCTTTGCTAAGTATTCCCCAGGCCTTGTACCAGACTGCAGAACGAGATGGCTTTACCAAATTCTATCTTGAAGCCATTAATTTGCTCCGAAAAAATCAGCCACTGCCTGTAAACGATGAAGGCTTAGAGTCAGTGTATTGCAAATACCAGTTAGTCATTTCAGTTCTTCATTGTGTTACAGAGCTTCTCTCCATAGACTTAGTAATTGGTATTAGGCGGCCGCTCCAAAAAAATGAGGATCGTGACTCAGAAGATGACTCCTGA